In Carassius gibelio isolate Cgi1373 ecotype wild population from Czech Republic chromosome B2, carGib1.2-hapl.c, whole genome shotgun sequence, a single genomic region encodes these proteins:
- the LOC127950951 gene encoding protein Niban 1-like, with product MGASSSSLLDESKISYIRGRTEAELKNFSPHYRRQSCVAFFCHLKDEVEQHRVGQAQLLKQKESPQASEVLYKDSMLYFDDNRKWKERFVVVRADHSLELHDSQESYTKGTPARNKLLPTGGTVLTSEEKYTAVVDKAFPDPNSSKEEPSVPMVAVPGPLPVYLRLPYRRDSYFCFQQEEKRARFVSILNDCIRHQNQDYLKSMECEVQAFLKAIHFYRQEKGHYESWDMLVGTDCQVLANLVMEELLPSLQTELLPKLKGKKPERKRVWFVTVEAAYEFVHEQLREGLESLKNECREATKQQEALIRSDMDQIINSQTFLETKLQALVSEPAVKYCSESVAPYLTSILEELMGPVSAGFQAVRLLLEDELTRLCKDFPQGGVTEELQSALQQVGRDRMEDCYQHVNVLKEQLQELRNRFKFSNSTRVVHGTQSQMQQLMENAVYTFELLLQSALKDKPDKQASVMEKAKLRVLKQFDYDSSTVRKKIFQETLVDITLPAIKRNLAPVCKTELQNFEQFVFADYTNFVQVENVYENILLNLLNNEVNKVVKEAASLKKNNLFADSTDLQCVSQSSLADSRTPPLSAPSSPVPVSQQAEQKITSPSRGSVSELTCDATVIPTVKITPSSPEPTSPLNVPETTQPALPDDSSPIPEISVTEVSSTKPETISSAEDSSSQPETPPSKAKDEVTEGSSVSTDRAVYLSSTAEETPVIASETLNVKADEESESLSPPIKEESVRIVQPEVLPDLRVEDSAVGASVCDEHVVEDIKACEAVPSSEAQDSPAVDGCPPLDPVPEGLVEGAVALTSDPENEPDPQEESADSVQGIRDLIMEVIEIEDVVRPCAENQP from the exons gcCGGACAGAGGCTGAGCTGAAGAACTTTAGTCCTCATTACAGAAGGCAAAGCTGTGTCGCCTTTTTTTGCCATCTGAAGGATGAGGTGGAGCAGCACAGAGTAGGACAGGCCCAGCTCCTCAAACAGAAG GAGTCACCGCAGGCCTCAGAGGTCCTGTACAAGGATAGCATGTTGTACTTCGATGACAACAGAAAGTGGAAAGAGAGATTTGTCGTGGTCCGTGCCGACCATAGCCTGGAGCTACACGATAGCCAGGAG TCATATACAAAGGGAACCCCAGCCCGCAACAAACTCCTGCCAACAGGGGGCACAGTGTTGACCTCAGAGGAGAAATACACTGCTGTCGTAGACAAGGCCTTCCCTGATCCCAATA GTTCTAAGGAAGAGCCCTCCGTTCCTATGGTGGCGGTTCCCGGTCCGCTTCCTGTGTACCTGAGACTGCCTTACAGACGAGACTCGTACTTCTGTTTCCAGCAGGAGGAGAAGAGGGCTCGCTTCGTCTCGATCCTGAACGACTGCATTCGGCATCAGAACCAAG ATTATCTGAAGAGTATGGAATGTGAGGTGCAGGCTTTCCTAAAGGCCATTCACTTCTACAGGCAGGAGAAGGGCCACTATGAATCATGGGATATGCTGGTGGGCACTGACTGTCAG GTGCTGGCTAACCTGGTGATGGAGGAGCTGCTGCCCTCACTGCAGACAGAGCTGTTGCCCAAGCTGAAGGGAAAGAAGCCGGAGAGGAAGAGAGTGTGGTTTGTG ACAGTGGAAGCAGCATACGAGTTTGTGCATGAACAACTGCGAGAAGGACTGGAGAGTTTGAAAAATGAGTGCAGAGAAGCCACCAAACAGCAGGAAGCGCTCATCCGCTCAGATATGGACCAGATCATCAACTCACAAACATTCCTGGAAACTAAACTGCAAG CTCTAGTATCAGAGCCAGCCGTGAAATACTGCTCGGAGAGCGTGGCTCCATACCTGACCTCCATCCTGGAGGAGCTGATGGGTCCGGTCAGTGCAGGCTTCCAGGCCGTGAGGCTGCTGCTGGAGGACGAACTGACCCGACTCTGCAAGGATTTTCCTCAGGGGGGAGTCACAGAGGAACTTCAGAGC GCTTTGCAGCAGGTGGGTCGTGACCGGATGGAGGACTGTTACCAGCATGTGAACGTCCTGAAGGAACAGCTCCAGGAACTTCGCAACCGCTTCAAGTTCTCCAACTCCACACGAGTGGTTCACGGCACCCAGAGTCAAATGCAGCAG TTGATGGAGAATGCCGTGTACACATTTGAGCTCCTGCTTCAGTCTGCATTAAAGGACAAACCTGACAAACAGGCCTCAGTCATGGAGAAAGCCAAGCTGCGTGTCCTCAAG CAATTTGACTATGACAGCAGCACAGTAAGGAAGAAGATTTTCCAGGAGACCCTGGTTGACATCACTCTGCCAGCCATCAAGAGAAACCTGGCGCCCGTCTGCAAAACT GAGCTTCAGAATTTTGAACAGTTCGTCTTTGCTGATTACACAAACTTTGTTCAAGTGGAGAATGTCTACGAGAACATACTGCTCAACCTTTTGAATAATGAAGTTAACAAAG TGGTAAAGGAGGCAGCCAGTCTGAAGAAGAACAACCTGTTTGCTGACAGTACTGACCTGCAATGTGTTAGTCAAAGCAGTCTGGCTGACAGCCGCACGCCGCCCCTCTCGGCCCCCTCCAGCCCAGTCCCAGTCTCTCAACAAGCAGAGCAGAAGATCACCTCTCCATCCAGAGGATCCGTCAGTGAACTGACGTGCGATGCTACAGTCATTCCTACAGTGAAGATTACACCATCTTCTCCAGAACCTACATCACCTTTAAATGTTCCTGAAACAACTCAACCAGCATTACCTGATGATTCATCACCCATTCCAGAGATCTCAGTGACTGAAGTGTCCTCAACCAAACCAGAAACCATCTCATCTGCAGAAGATTCATCTTCACAACCAGAGACGCCGCCTTCTAAAGCAAAGGATGAAGTTACAGAAGGATCCTCTGTCAGTACAGACCGAGCAGTCTATCTCAGCTCAACAGCTGAAGAAACTCCTGTTATCGCGTCTGAAACCCTAAATGTGAAAGCGGATGAAGAAAGTGAAAGTCTAAGTCCTCCTATCAAAGAGGAATCTGTACGTATCGTCCAGCCTGAAGTCCTCCCAGACTTACGTGTTGAAGACAGTGCAGTGGGTGCCAGTGTTTGTGATGAGCACGTTGTTGAGGATATCAAGGCATGTGAGGCAGTGCCGTCTAGTGAAGCACAAGACAGTCCGGCTGTTGATGGTTGTCCTCCTCTGGACCCGGTTCCTGAGGGTCTGGTAGAGGGCGCTGTTGCTTTAACATCAGATCCGGAGAACGAGCCGGATCCCCAGGAAGAGAGCGCCGACAGTGTGCAGGGTATCAGAGATCTCATCATGGAGGTCATCGAGATCGAGGATGTAGTGAGACCTTGTGCTGAAAACCAGCCTTAA